The region GGGACGCTGGTCAGCGCCGATGCGGCGAAGATCAACTTCGGCGTGCTGGAAAACCGGGGCGGCCAACTGGCGGCCCAAACGGCGCTGGAGCTGCACGGCAATAACCTCAATAACAACGACGGCGGGTTGATCCAGAGCGGCGATCGCCTGGAGCTGGCGGTGGATCGGCTGACCAACGCCAACAGCGGCGAGAAAGGCGGCATCACCAGCCAGGGCGCGATGAACCTGTCTATCGGCCTGTTCGATAACGGCCAGGGCGTGGTGATTGCCGGCAAAAATCTGCAACTTGACGCTGAAACGGTGCTGAACGGTGGCGGCAAGCTGGTGGCGCAGCAGGCATTGACGCTCACTACCACCGGCGTGGGCGGCCTGAACAATCAGAGCGGGCTGGTACAGGCCGGCGGCGACATGCTGCTGGATACCCGCGGCCAGCGGCTGGATAACCAAAACGGCACTCTCCACAGCCTGGGCCAACTGCAACTCAACGGCGGCGACGTCAATAACCAGGGCGGTACGCTGGGGGCCAAGGGCGATTTCATGCTGGCGGCGCTCAAATTGGACAACAGCAACGGCGGGCGGATTATCGGCGAGCAGGCGGTAACGCTGAACAACACCGGGCTGGATAACCGCAATGGGCAAATTCAGGCGGTCGGCAATCTGTTGCTGGGCAGCGCGCAGGGGATTATCGATAACACCCTGGGGCTGATCCGCAGCGGCGCTACCGTGACGCTCAACGCCCTGCAGTTCACCAACGACGCCACGCTGGCGGAAAATAAAGGGCTGGAAGGCCAGACGGTAACGCTGAACACCGGCACGCTGAGCAACCGTGGCGGCAGCATTTTGGCTGACCGGCAGTTGGCCATCACCAATGATGGCGCCCTGGATAACAGCGGCGGCCAGCTGGCTGCGGCCGACAACCTGCAATTGAAAGGCACGGCGCTCACCCTGCTGAACACCGGCGGCACGCTCAAAGCCGGCAAGCTGCTGGAGATTAACGCCAACGCAGTCGGCGGTGACGGGCAATTGTTGTCGCTGGGCGATATCAATCTGGTCAGCGCTCAGGGCATCAATAACAGCGGCGAGATGATCGCCAACGGCAATTTCAACTTCACCACGCCGGGCGATGTCACCAACAGCGGCAAGCTGCTGGCGGGCGCGAAGCTGGATCTGCACGCCAATAACCTGTTTAACGCCGTCAGCGGCGAGATCAACGCCGGGCAGGATTGGCTGACGGTGAACGGCACCCTGACCAACTACGGCCTGATCGACGGCAAGCACACTCTGCTGACGGCCAACACGTTGAACAACATCGGCACCGGCCGTATTTATGGCGACGCCATCGGCGTGCAAACCGCGACCTTCAACAATCTGGCGGAAAACGGCACCGCCGCTACGCTGGCCGGGCGCGAGCGAGTGGATATCGGCACCCAGACGCTGAACAACTACGATCACGGGCTGATTTACAGCGGTGGCGATATGGCGATTGGCGGCCAGCTTGACGCCAACCACCTGGCAAGCGGCCAGGCAGGCACCCTTAACAACCACAGTTCGACCATTGAGTCTGCAGGCAACATGGCGCTGTCCGCTGCGCTGATCAACAACATCAACGATCGTTTTAGTACCGAGCTGGTCACCGTTTCCAACGAAAAAGTCACCGAGTATCAGCAGTCCGGCGATCCGGTGCGCTGGAAGGCGGGAGAACAAGGCGTCTTCGTTGACCGCAATTCGTCAGACTCGTTGCTGAACCTGAACACCCCAGGCAAAACCGGATACGGCAACGACAGATTTAATCAGTACGACTATAACCGGACGGTGCAGGAAACCCAGATCAAGGAAAGCGATCCGGCTAAAATCATCGCCGGTGGCGATATGGCGATCAACGCAGGGCATTTGCTGAACGACAAGAGCCAGGTGGTGGCCGGCGGCACGCTGGCGATTAATGCCGGTAGCCTGGATAACGTGGCGGTGGCGGGCCAGCGGCTGACCACCGACGTCGGGGAAGTGACCAGCTACTACCGCATCAAGAAAAAAGGTACTGACAAACAGGGGCATAACGCCACGGCCTATACGCCGCCGACCACCATCCAGACCATCGCGCTGAAACCGAGCCAACTGATCGACCACGGGCAGGTAGCGGGTAACCCGGTCGCCATTGCGCCGCTGACGCCGCAAGGCACAGACGCTACCATCGGCCAGGCCGGCGGGGTGAATGCGCAGGTCACAGGCAGCGATATTTCCGCCGGGATGCAGACCATCGGCGGCGGCGAACTGCCGGTGATTCAGGCGGCGGCCCTGCAACCGGGCCAGCAGTTTGAAGTGGCCAACCAAGTGAACGCCCAGCAAGGCGATGCGGCAAGCAGCGTGGTGCGCATCGTCGGGCCGGACACCCGCCTGCCGGACAACAGCCTGTTCAAGACCAATCCGGCGCCGGGCGGCCAGTATCTGGTGGAAACCGATCCGCGCTTCACCAACCAAAAATCCTGGCTGGGCTCGGATTACATGATCGAGAAAGCCACCAACAACCAGGACAACGTGCTGAAACGTCTGGGGGATGGCTACTACGAGCAGCGGCTGATCCGCGAACAGGTGATCAACCTGACCGGCCAGCGTTATCTGGACGGATACAACAACGACGAAGAGCAGTTCAAGGCGCTGATGGATCAGGGGCTGGCCTTCAGCCGACAATATAACCTGAAGGTCGGCGTGGCGCTGACGCCGGAACAAATGGGGCTGTTGACCAAAGACATCGTCTGGCTGGTGAACGCCAAGGTCACGCTGCCGGACGGCAGCCAGCAAAACGTGCTGGTGCCGCAGGTGTATGCCCGCATGCAGCCGGGCGATCTGGACGGGTCCGGCGCGCTGATCGCCGGGCGCAACGTTAACCTCAACCTCGGCGACGGCCTGTTTAACAGCGGCCATATCGCCGGGCGCGAAGTGGTGAAACTGAGCGCCGCCAACATCACCAATATGGCGGGCAGCATTCAGGGGGCCGACGTCGGCCTGACCGCCCGCACCGATATCAATAATATCGGCGGCGTGATCCAGGGCAACAACTCGCTGCTGGCCAGCGCCGGGCGCGACATCAACGCCATCAGCACCACCCGGGCGGCGCAAAGCGTGAACGGCGCCAACAGCTTCGAGCGCACCAATATCGACAGCGTGGCCGGCATGTACGTGCAGGGCGCCGACGGCAAGCTGATGCTGCAGGCCGGGCGCGACATCAAACTGGATGCGGCGCAGGTGGTCAACAGCGGTGAGAATGGCCAAACGCTGCTGAGCGCCGGGCGCGATCTCAACCTGAACGCGGTGACCACCGCCAGCCGCGACAACCTGATCTGGAACGGCGACAACAGCCTGAAACAGGGCAACAGCCAGCAGGTGGGCAGCGAAGTGGTGGGTAAAGGGACTGTGACCCTCAATGCAGGTAACGATATCACCGCTCATGCGGCGGCGATTTCCGCCGGCGAGGCGCTGAATCTGAATGCCGGCCATGACGTCAACATCCTCAACGGCGAAAACACCCAGGATCTGGACGAGCGCCACAAGGTGACCGGCGGCAACGGCCTGATGTCGAAAACCACCACCACCACCCGCGACACCCTGGATCGCCAGACCCTGCAGAGCAGCACCCTGAGCGGCGACAGCATCAAGGTGCTGGCGGGCAACGATCTGCGCGTGCAGGGCAGCAGCGTGGCAGGCACCCAGGACGTGAAGCTGCTGGCGGGCCATGATCTGACCGTCACCGGCGCCACCGAGCGCAACAGCGAGCTGCACCTCAAGCAGGAGAAAAAATCCGGCCTGATGAGCAGCGGCGGTATCGGCATCAGCTACGGTACCGAAAGCCTGAAAACCACCGACACCTCGCAGGGGGTGACCAACCAAGGCAGCACCGTCGGCAGCGTGAACGGCAACGTCACGCTGGGTGCGGGCAACAATCTGGCGGTGACCGGCTCCGAGCTGGTGGCCGGCAAGGACATGGCGTTGAGCGGCAAGAATGTGTTGGTGACGCAGGCGCAGGATGAAAACAGCCAGACCCACAAGGTCGAGCAGAAAAAATCCGGGCTGACGCTGGCGCTTTCCGGCACCGTCGGCAGCGCGCTGAACACCGCCGTGGAAACCTCGCAACAGGCAAAATCCACCGACGACAGCCGCCTGGCGGCCTTGCAGGGCACCAAAGCGGCGCTGAGCGGCGTGCAGGCGGTACAGGCGGCGCGGCTGGCGCAAGCGCAGGGCGCCGACCCGGCCAATAACAACATGGTGGGGATCAGCATTTCCTACGGCACCCAGTCTTCCACCTCTACCCAGAACAGCGGGCAGAGCACCGCCCAGGGCAGCAGCCTGACGGCGGGCAACAACCTGAGCATCACCGCCGGCGGCAACGGCGTGAAGGGCCAGGATGGCGACATCACCGTGCAGGGCAGCCAGTTGCAGGCGGGCAAAGACGTGACCCTGAACGCCAACCGCGACGTGAACCTGCTTTCCGCCAAAAACACCCAGTATCTGGACGGCAAGAACGAGAGCCAGGGCGGCACGTTGGGCGTGGGCATCGGCGTCGGCTCCGGCGGCATCGGGCTGAGCATTTCGGCGAGCGTCAACAAAGGCAAGGGCAACGAGAAAGGCAACGGCACCAGTTACACCGAAACCACGGTGAACGCCGGTAATCAGGTCAACATTACCAGCGGGCGCGACACCAATCTTATCGGCGCGCAGGTCACCGGCGAATCGGTCAAAGCCGACGTGGGCCGCAACCTGCTGCTGGAGAGCCAGCAGGACAACGACCGTTACGATTCCAAACAGCAAAACGCCAGCGCGGGCGGCAGCTTTACCTTTGGCTCCATGACCGGCTCGGGCAGCATCAGCCTGAGCAAAGACAAGATGCACAGCAACTACGACAGCGTGCAGGAGCAGACGGGCATCTTTGCCGGCAAGGGCGGCTTTGACGTGACGGTGGGCGAGCATACCCAGCTTAACGGCGCGGTGATTGGCAGCACCGCCACGGCGGACAAAAACAAACTCGACACCGGTACGCTGGGCTTTAAGGACATCCACAATCAGGCTGATTTCGACGTCGAGCACCAGAGCGTGGGCATCAGCTCCGGCGGCAGCATCGGCAGCCAGTTCGCCGGCAATATGGCCAACGGCCTGCTGGTGGGCGCCAACAACAGCGGGCACGACAGCTCTACCACCCACGCGGCGGTGAGCGACGGTACTATCGTCATCCGCGATCAGGACAAACAGACGCAGAACGTCAACGACCTGAGCCGCGACGTGGAGCACGCCAACCAGACGTTAAGCCCGATCTTCGACAAAGAGAAAGAGCAGAAACGGCTGCAACAGGCGCAACTGATCGGCGAGATCGGCAATCAGGCGATGGACATTGCGCGGACCGAGGGGGATATCCGCTCTATCAATGCGGGCAAGGCAGAGCTTGAGAAGAAAGGGATCAAAGAGCCGGAGAAAGGGGCTGACAAGGAAGAGTGGAAAGCCTACAACGAGAAGCTGCATGCGACAGACAGCTACAAAGCGACGCAGAAAGAGTGGGGTACCGGCAGCTCAGTTCAAAAAGGCATGCAGGCGGCCACGGCGGCGATTCAGGGGCTGGCGGGCAACAATCTTGCGCAGGCGATGGCTGGGGGGCTGAGCCCTTATGCGGCTGGCGTTATCAAAGCCATGACGACTAATGCTGATGGCAGTACCAACGTTGCCGCGAACGCGATGGCGCATGCGGTGTGGGGCGCAGTAGCGGCTAAAGCCAGCGGCAACAGCGCCCTGGCGGGGGCAGCCGGTGCGGCCAGCGGAGAGCTGATGGCGCGTTATATTGCTGGCGAACTTTACCCGGATGTGAAGCCCGAAAACCTGACGGAAGACCAAAAACAGACCCTGAGTGCGCTGGGAACATTAGCCGCAGGGCTGGCAGGTGGACTTGTGGGTGACGGTACTGCGGATGCAGTGGCCGGTGCGCAAAGCGGCAAGAACGCGGTTGAGAATAATGCGCTGAGTGATATTGTACAGGCGCAGTCTGAAGGTAAAACGCTGGAGCAGAAAGCTGGTGAGTACGTTGAGGCTGAAAACGAGCGCTATAAGAAGGTAAACTGCGGCGGAATGAGCGCCGAAGCCTGCTCGGTGAAGATGTACACGGAACGGCGTGAAGCGTTGAAAGATATGGTGTCAACGGGTGCAGATTTTGTACCGGTGGTGGGTACTATAAAAAGTGCAGCGGAGGCTCAGTCAGCACTGGATTATCTCAACGTGGCCGCTTCCCTTATACCGGGAGAGCGTGTTGCAGTGGGTGTGCTGAAAGCGGCAGAGAAAGCGCTGGCTAAAGGGGATGTTGCTGAAGCTTCGACACTGATTAATAAGGCCAGTGATGAGATAGCAACCACAATACGCCCAGGTCATAGGCAATCAGAAATTGATGTAGGTAAAGATCTCGGTGACGGATGGCGCGAGCAAGTCAGCTTCAAGGATGGTAAAGAAGTTCCCTACGGTACAAAAGGTGGGGTTCGCCCTGACTGGTGTAAGGGGGATGTCTGTAGTGTTGAAGTGAAGAACTATAACATTGCGACTAATCAGAGCGGGCTGATCAATAATGTGTCTAAACAGGCGATCCAGCGTGCTGAGAATTTACCGACAGGAATGCAGCAGCGAGTCATTATTGATGTGCGTGGGCAAAGTGTGTCAGTAGAGCAAGAGAGAGCAATTATTAAAGGAATTGTCCAGAAATCTAATGGTGCTATCGATCCAGCTGCAATTGAATTCAAAAGGTAACTTGTATGAAACACATAGGATTTTATGGTGGTAGTTCTATCGTTGAGCTTGGCTATCCTTCAGATATGGTTGGTTTTTTTTCTATTTTAAATGAAAAGGTTAATGATAAAGAAGATGAGTGTTTACTTGCACAACTTTATCTTAGATATATTCATTTCAATGAATTAGACAAAACTTATTCATTAATAACAAAATTACGCAAACTTTTACCAAAAGACGTTGAGCAGAGGTTTTTTAAATACTTTGATGGTATTGAACATTGCATAAAATCTGCGAAAGGGTTTTATGAAGACTGGAATATTTATAAGCCGGTAAGAATAGTAGTGACTGACATGCCGGATTTTATGGTGCATAGAGATCGAGTTATAGAGGAATATGACGCATTGGCCTCTGACGATACCCCATTTTGGCTACGTTGAGTTAAAACAAATCCCGGCCTTGCGCCGGGATCTTCACATCTAAGCCCTAAAACCTCCCTCTTCCCGCCGCCGTAATCGGAGTACACTGGGTGCGGCGGTGATCTCCAACTGTTCCGCGTCGGTGATCCCGGATCCGGTCAACCAATCCCCACCAATAACCAGCTCGCCATTCTGCCGCACCCAGTCCGCCCCCAGATCCGTGCGGTGCTGGCTGGCCTCGCACAGTGCTTCCCAGATAGCATCGTCGATAACGGTAGTGATCCACAATCCGTCCGGCCACAGCGTGAGCTGCAACGGCTCACCAATACCAAAACTCAACTCTGCCAGCTCAACGC is a window of Serratia plymuthica DNA encoding:
- a CDS encoding hemagglutinin repeat-containing protein — translated: MNKNLYRIVFNKARGMLMVVADIARSGRAGSARSPGLGHTLSQCIGKMSAVSFSLLLALGAIQPVQAAIVADRNAPGGQQPTIVNSANGTPQVNIQTPSAGGVSRNTYSQFDVDKQGAILNNSHKMTRTQQGGWVDGNPWLAKGEAKVILNEVNSRDPSRLNGYIEVAGQRAQVVIANPSGITCNGCGFINANRATLTTGQAQMNNGNLTGFNVERGEVVVEGAGMDSSRQDYTEIIARSTKINAGLWANDLKVTTGRNKVDAAHQQIEKQGDDPATRPQLAVDVAKLGGMYAGKIRMIGTETGVGVRNAGNIGAQAGSVVVTADGRIENSGAISSGGDMAMASKQGISNSGSLFAAGNAAVTSEGEVQNSGSIAARNNVQVQAASLNSSKGSTLAAGVQQDGKLGGSGELALTAGGKLTAQGQNLAAGNLRASGQGMDISGSRTAGANVTLNAGQGDLTAANAQVEAAQQLTADTGKRLSNDGGKLTANKLALNAQDLSNRKGEIAQLGEDDLALNQQGTLDNGGGRIASNGNNLTLNAGAIDNQSGQIIHAGKGTLAVSTGRLQGDNGKLLSNGQLSMQGGDYVLDGGTTSAQRIAMDAGSLSNRNGQWVQSGNGDMRISTRKGIDNQGGQLAANGNVVLNAAQLNNQNGKVIAAQDGSLNAQIGGTLDNRQGQLAASGNTRLRADKLDNRKGLVSAATGNSEVTTHQALDNRSGRIEAKQGLQLSGAGLENQGGQVVGGAISLALGNGALNNQQGAIAAAGDLRLNGGALTNDGGLLQSAGDMRLDTQGAALSNRLSGETGGILSQGALSIHSGALDNSQGMLVGGGATELFTGRLDNSKGTLVGKQQLNIDSLALTNDGGLLQAGGDATIDTHGQALTNRDSGKNGGISSLGKLNIAGGEVDNQSGFIASSGDLQLSGSQLDNRHGTLASEKQLSATAGAINNQGGAIKSGRDMALNAKELLDNSNLGVIGAGKNLQLDSGSLLNNQGTLVSADAAKINFGVLENRGGQLAAQTALELHGNNLNNNDGGLIQSGDRLELAVDRLTNANSGEKGGITSQGAMNLSIGLFDNGQGVVIAGKNLQLDAETVLNGGGKLVAQQALTLTTTGVGGLNNQSGLVQAGGDMLLDTRGQRLDNQNGTLHSLGQLQLNGGDVNNQGGTLGAKGDFMLAALKLDNSNGGRIIGEQAVTLNNTGLDNRNGQIQAVGNLLLGSAQGIIDNTLGLIRSGATVTLNALQFTNDATLAENKGLEGQTVTLNTGTLSNRGGSILADRQLAITNDGALDNSGGQLAAADNLQLKGTALTLLNTGGTLKAGKLLEINANAVGGDGQLLSLGDINLVSAQGINNSGEMIANGNFNFTTPGDVTNSGKLLAGAKLDLHANNLFNAVSGEINAGQDWLTVNGTLTNYGLIDGKHTLLTANTLNNIGTGRIYGDAIGVQTATFNNLAENGTAATLAGRERVDIGTQTLNNYDHGLIYSGGDMAIGGQLDANHLASGQAGTLNNHSSTIESAGNMALSAALINNINDRFSTELVTVSNEKVTEYQQSGDPVRWKAGEQGVFVDRNSSDSLLNLNTPGKTGYGNDRFNQYDYNRTVQETQIKESDPAKIIAGGDMAINAGHLLNDKSQVVAGGTLAINAGSLDNVAVAGQRLTTDVGEVTSYYRIKKKGTDKQGHNATAYTPPTTIQTIALKPSQLIDHGQVAGNPVAIAPLTPQGTDATIGQAGGVNAQVTGSDISAGMQTIGGGELPVIQAAALQPGQQFEVANQVNAQQGDAASSVVRIVGPDTRLPDNSLFKTNPAPGGQYLVETDPRFTNQKSWLGSDYMIEKATNNQDNVLKRLGDGYYEQRLIREQVINLTGQRYLDGYNNDEEQFKALMDQGLAFSRQYNLKVGVALTPEQMGLLTKDIVWLVNAKVTLPDGSQQNVLVPQVYARMQPGDLDGSGALIAGRNVNLNLGDGLFNSGHIAGREVVKLSAANITNMAGSIQGADVGLTARTDINNIGGVIQGNNSLLASAGRDINAISTTRAAQSVNGANSFERTNIDSVAGMYVQGADGKLMLQAGRDIKLDAAQVVNSGENGQTLLSAGRDLNLNAVTTASRDNLIWNGDNSLKQGNSQQVGSEVVGKGTVTLNAGNDITAHAAAISAGEALNLNAGHDVNILNGENTQDLDERHKVTGGNGLMSKTTTTTRDTLDRQTLQSSTLSGDSIKVLAGNDLRVQGSSVAGTQDVKLLAGHDLTVTGATERNSELHLKQEKKSGLMSSGGIGISYGTESLKTTDTSQGVTNQGSTVGSVNGNVTLGAGNNLAVTGSELVAGKDMALSGKNVLVTQAQDENSQTHKVEQKKSGLTLALSGTVGSALNTAVETSQQAKSTDDSRLAALQGTKAALSGVQAVQAARLAQAQGADPANNNMVGISISYGTQSSTSTQNSGQSTAQGSSLTAGNNLSITAGGNGVKGQDGDITVQGSQLQAGKDVTLNANRDVNLLSAKNTQYLDGKNESQGGTLGVGIGVGSGGIGLSISASVNKGKGNEKGNGTSYTETTVNAGNQVNITSGRDTNLIGAQVTGESVKADVGRNLLLESQQDNDRYDSKQQNASAGGSFTFGSMTGSGSISLSKDKMHSNYDSVQEQTGIFAGKGGFDVTVGEHTQLNGAVIGSTATADKNKLDTGTLGFKDIHNQADFDVEHQSVGISSGGSIGSQFAGNMANGLLVGANNSGHDSSTTHAAVSDGTIVIRDQDKQTQNVNDLSRDVEHANQTLSPIFDKEKEQKRLQQAQLIGEIGNQAMDIARTEGDIRSINAGKAELEKKGIKEPEKGADKEEWKAYNEKLHATDSYKATQKEWGTGSSVQKGMQAATAAIQGLAGNNLAQAMAGGLSPYAAGVIKAMTTNADGSTNVAANAMAHAVWGAVAAKASGNSALAGAAGAASGELMARYIAGELYPDVKPENLTEDQKQTLSALGTLAAGLAGGLVGDGTADAVAGAQSGKNAVENNALSDIVQAQSEGKTLEQKAGEYVEAENERYKKVNCGGMSAEACSVKMYTERREALKDMVSTGADFVPVVGTIKSAAEAQSALDYLNVAASLIPGERVAVGVLKAAEKALAKGDVAEASTLINKASDEIATTIRPGHRQSEIDVGKDLGDGWREQVSFKDGKEVPYGTKGGVRPDWCKGDVCSVEVKNYNIATNQSGLINNVSKQAIQRAENLPTGMQQRVIIDVRGQSVSVEQERAIIKGIVQKSNGAIDPAAIEFKR